A window from Pseudoliparis swirei isolate HS2019 ecotype Mariana Trench chromosome 17, NWPU_hadal_v1, whole genome shotgun sequence encodes these proteins:
- the six3a gene encoding homeobox protein SIX3a: MVFRSPLELYPSHFFLPNFADRPVLLANSAPTTRSPEDLSMFQLPTLNFSPEQVASVCETLEETGDIERLGRFLWSLPVAPGACEAINKHESILRARAVVAFHTGNFRDLYHILENHKFTKDSHGKLQAMWLEAHYQEAEKLRGRPLGPVDKYRVRKKFPLPRTIWDGEQKTHCFKERTRSLLREWYLQDPYPNPSKKRELAQATGLTPTQVGNWFKNRRQRDRAAAAKNRLQHQAIGPSGMRSLSEAGLTPHSSAESPSTAASPTTSVSSMAERVDTGTSILSVTSSDSECDV; this comes from the exons ATGGTTTTCAGATCCCCTTTAGAGCTTTATCCCTCCCATTTCTTCCTGCCAAACTTCGCTGATCGCCCAGTGCTTCTGGCGAACAGCGCTCCCACCACCAGGTCTCCAGAAGACTTGTCCATGTTTCAGCTACCGACCCTCAACTTCTCCCCGGAGCAGGTGGCGAGCGTCTGCGAGACGCTGGAGGAGACCGGGGACATCGAGCGGCTGGGCCGTTTCCTCTGGTCGCTGCCTGTGGCTCCCGGAGCATGCGAAGCGATCAACAAGCACGAGTCCATCCTGCGCGCCCGGGCGGTGGTGGCGTTCCACACGGGGAATTTCAGAGACCTCTACCACATCCTGGAGAACCACAAGTTCACCAAGGACTCGCACGGCAAACTGCAGGCCATGTGGCTGGAAGCACACTACCAGGAGGCCGAGAAGCTCCGCGGTCGTCCCCTCGGACCGGTCGATAAGTACCGGGTGCGGAAGAAGTTTCCGCTGCCTCGGACCATCTGGGACGGCGAGCAGAAGACGCACTGTTTCAAAGAGAGGACACGGAGCCTGCTGAGGGAGTGGTACCTTCAGGACCCGTATCCAAACCCCAGCAAGAAAAGGGAACTGGCTCAAGCCACTGGACTCACTCCTACACAGGTCGGAAACTGGTTTAAAAATCGGAGGCAACGAGACAGAGCCGCGGCGGCTAAAAACAG gCTCCAGCACCAAGCAATAGGACCGAGCGGTATGAGGTCCCTGTCAGAGGCCGGCCTCACCCCTCACAGCTCGGCAGAGTCGCCATCAACCGCGGCCAGTCCGACCACCAGCGTTTCCAGTATGGCAGAGAGAGTTGATACTGGGACGTCCATCCTGTCCGTCACATCCAGCGACTCGGAGTGCGATGTATGA